In a genomic window of Anser cygnoides isolate HZ-2024a breed goose chromosome 28, Taihu_goose_T2T_genome, whole genome shotgun sequence:
- the LOC136787245 gene encoding ceramide synthase-like isoform X2, which translates to MGEGRGHGPPRRPPGRRPPLLPRPLPAGQERPPPPARPPLAGARRRHRGRQAGVLGAGGDGLHGRLHHLLLLPPRHRRPALAGGGVPPVRRPYFVYDVYAMFLCHWHRGRVKGHEAGPPPSLRAAAGAYLRKDLLMVLHHAAMVLVCFPVATLWRQGKGDFFLGCLLMAELSTPFVCLGKVLILYKRQHTALHKLNGVAMLVTFLGCRVLLFPYLYWAYGRHLGVPLLRVPGALPPAYNAAAAALLAPQLYWFGLICRGAWRLFRPPPRHPP; encoded by the exons ATGGGCGAGGGGCGGG gccatggccccccccggcgcccccctgGCCGGcggcctcctcttcttccccgGCCTCTTCCTGCTGGCCAAGAGCGGCCTCCGCCGCCTGCCCGGCCTCCGCTGGCCGGAGCCCGACGCCGTCATCGTGGCCGCCAG gctggtGTCCTCGGTGCAGGCGGTGATGGCCTCCACGGCCGGCTACatcatctcctcctcctgccgccaCGTCATCGACGACCA GCACTGGCTGGCGGGGGCGTACCCCCAGTTCGCCGTCCCTACTTTGTGTACGATGTCTACGCCATGTTCCTGTGCCACTGGCACCGCGGGCGCGTCAAGGGACACGAAGCCGGGCCACCGCCATCCCTGCGGGCAGCCGCTGGCGCCTACCTGCGCAAGGACCTCCTGATGGTGC TCCACCACGCCGCCATGGTGCTCGTCTGCTTCCCCGTGGCCACC ctgtggCGCCAGGGGAAGGGCGACTTCTTCCTGGGTTGCCTGCTGATGGCGGAGCTCAGCACCCCCTTCGTCTGCCTGGGCAAGGTCCTCATCCTG TACAAGCGGCAGCACACGGCGCTGCACAAGCTCAACGGGGTGGCCATGCTGGTGACCTTCCTGGGCTGCCGCGTGCTCCTCTTCCCCTACCTGTACTGGGCCTACGGGCGCCACCTTGGGGTGCCCCTGCTGCGGGTGCCgggggcgctgccccccgcctacaacgccgccgccgccgccctcctgGCCCCCCAGCTCTACTGGTTCGGCCTCATCTGCCGGGGGGCCTGGCGCCTCTtccggcccccgccccggcaCCCGCCCTGA